The genomic region TTGTTTCAAGGAGGTACAAGTATAGGCCAGGGAGTCCCATGCTGCTCACAAAAGAGGACAAGGAGGATGAGCTCTAAGAGCTTAGGCTATAAGAAAGAGGAATTTTATCATATATGTGGTTGTTTGATATGTAATGGGTGCAAATTAGATTCTTTTCAATTATATAATTCAAGTATAAGTTTGTTTCCTTTAAGCTAGTAATTGTAACTAATTAATTTCTGGTGTCCAATGTAAAATTATGAATCTATGATGAGAAAGTTTCAGTTCAAAAGCATAAGCAGATAGTTTCAGCATTTCATGAATCTAGCTAACACAATCAAGTTAGGAGAGGAAGAGTTGAATGAGCAAAGAAAGTAGTATATGGTACAAAAAAAGGGGAACCTGTCAGACAGCCAAGCGACCACCCCAGACTTGGATGAACCAAGCTGAGAACGATCATCTACAGCCATGGTGACCCGAGGATCACCGGCCGTTAATCACGCTCTGATCACATGGCTTTGCTTCATCCACCAGGTTTAGATTCCTGTCTCCTTAGAAGTCAAGGATACAGAGGTACGATCCTATAGAACAGATCCTGTTCAAGTAAGGTCGTGAACTGTCTGCACGTGCATCCTTAGTTAAACGCCTGTGTTATTCCCTTTTCTCTGATGTGGGAGCCTTCCTTCACTAGCTTAACAACTCTGGGAGCTGATAGTTGTCTCTAGACTCGATCATACAGAAGCACAAAGAAAACACCAGCATCTTTCCTCATTTATCAAACACAATCAGATACCAAAGTCTTGAAACTAGCATTCAAATGATTGAAACATTTCTTTTATCTAAATCGAAAAACCATGAAAAAAGCCTAGTAGCTGCCATATAACAAAGAATGACTTTACTCCTATTCAGAACGGCCATCCCAAGGATACCTCAAATTCTCTGCGCTTTCCATCACAGCCATCATCGGTACCACCTCCACCATTCAAAGGGCACTCCCGCTGCCAATGTCCGGAGCGCCCACACTTGAAGCAGTCATCTTCCCAGTAAGAGCCTTTCCTTCCACCATATGAGTAAACAATGTGGCCTTTGCTCGAGCCCTCCCCTCCCACCTCCGGTTGGGAATTGTTTACGCGTCCACGCATTTCCTGATTAGCTGCAGAAGGGCAACCTTGGGCCAAATGTCCAGGGAGACCGCACTTGAAGCATTGATCATTTCGCGCAACTGATGATCTATCTCCTCCCCCATAGTTGCTCCACCCTGAGTACGCTTCCGTTCCCATTTTCGTACCATACATCATTTGATCACTTGCTGAACGACAATCTTTGGCCCAATGTCCTGGCAGACCACACTTGAAGCATTCATTTCGTGCCACGGATGTGTTGAGCGCTTTCCCGTAGTTGCTCCTCCCACCAGAAGAGTAGCCATGAGCTGAATTCTGAACAATAAACACAAACATTTTCAACAATGTTCAACAACAAAAGTATGAATGAGGGCAGATTCAAATGTACAAAGAAAACAGTAGAGATACAAATGGAATAGTATAACATCAGAGTCCACAACAATGAAGCTCTTTTTAGGCAGAGAATTATTAATTAAGAAAATCGAAACTATAAATAGAGTTACGGATAGAGGTATATATATACTTGTACATGCAGTTTGTATTACAATTTAGATATACGTACTTGTGTACATCTATAAGCTCTCTTCTCCCTCGCTTGCTTCCATCATGTTGTCTACTCTCATGATTTGGAAGCTCACTTTCTATACTAGTGTTTAGAGAACATTTTCAAAAACAACTAATCAAATCGAATATGATTTCCTCAACTAACCATTTCAAGCATATCATCATTAGACCATTTTTTGCGTTGAGATCATTACTGGAACATTAACTTACCAAAACGTATTGGATACTAGTACGTACTTACATGTCTAATTGTCTATAAAAGATCCAATTCAGTTGATTTTGAAGATACTCATCCATTCTTGACATTAGTAGTCTCAAACTAAACCCTCAAACCGAAGTAGTTGAAACTAAAAATCCATGTCTCCTTCAATTTGAAAACTTTAGGGTTCTATATATAGATATAAGCTTGTTCGCCAAAACACACCTCTAGGGCTCTAAATTTCACGCTGGTGTGTGTGAAAACCGAAACCTAAGAATGTCAATTTTCTAAGTAGAACATGTATAGACACAAATTGACACTGCAGTAAAACCTTTGGTATGGCCGGTGACTGTTGATCAATGAACTTATACAAACTGAAAAATCATTCTTAACTAGAAGATCGACGAACCAAAACTACTGAAACTACCTGATCATGAGCTGACATCGGCCTCCACTCTCTCCCTTTCTTGCTCTTCTGTAGAATGCGAATCTGCTTAAACAAAACCCTAAACTGATTACCACTAATGTTAATTAATTTATATATATTTTTTTTGATGACTTTAAATTATTTAATTTAATTAAACAAATATACAAAAATCAAAGATATATTTCGTGGAAACCAAACGAATTACCTTCCAGGTGTCACGACATCCACCAAAGCAGCCCAAGTATCCTCCATCTTCCCCATTTGGCTTCCACTTCACAGGCCTCAGCCACCTCACTCCCCCCATGCAAAGCTGCATGTCCACGCGGAGGCCTCAGACCCTACCGCCTCCCCACTCACCACTTCCTCAAAATCAGCTCTGACCTAAACCATTTCTAAGTACACTCCTCACTGATCACATCGACAACAAGAGCAAAAACAAGTTTTCGACGTCGAGATGGCCTCGAGTGACCAGAGACCGACTGCGAATCCAGTCCAAGGCGGCAGCGACGACTCCTTGGGGTCCTTGACGCCCGGGAAGCCGATGACGTTGGGGCAGCATGTGCTGGACAAAGGAGCGGAGATGATGCAGTCCCTAAAGCCGGTGAGCCAGATAAGCCAGCACGCGTGCACCTTCGCTCTCTACAGCCACGATCCCACGCGTCAGATCGAGACCCACCACTACGTCCACCGCCTCAACCAGGACTTCCTCCAGTGCGCCGTCTACGACTCTGACGGGTCACACGGCCGCCTCATCGGTACGTAGTGATCATAACCCTTTTTTTGGTTAAAGGATTCTGGTTGTTTATGTAGATGTAAATATGCATGCAGGTGTGGAATACATAGTATCTGATCGGATATTCGAGGCTTTGCCTCCGGAGGAGCAAAAGCTTTGGCACTCTCATGCTTATGAGATCAAATCGGGTCTTTGGGTCAATCCCCGCATCCCCGAGATGATCGGTAAGCCGGAGCTTGAAAATTTGGCCAAAACTTATGGCAAATTCTGGTGCACATGGCAGGTTGATAGAGGTATATGCTTTCGTTTTGTATTCATAAATCATAGTTAGGGCAAATTATTTTCCTACCAAAATCGGTTTTGCTTTTGGCACCCAATAGTGATTGAATTGTCGAGTATGATTAGGTGATAGGCTTCCAATGGGAGCACCTGCGTTGATGGTGTCACCTCAGCCAGTGAACTTGGGCCATGTGAAGCCGGAGCTGGTGGCGAGGAGGGATGCCATTTACAACATATCCACCGAGGCCATAAGCCACTCGAGATTGGAGATCGGGGAGCCGGAGTGGATCAATCCGCAGGCGGACTACTGGAAAAGTCACGGCAAGGGTTTTGCCGTCGACATTAAGAGCACCAAGATGTTGACGAGGGCACCCTTTCCTTAAATTCAACATGCATGCATTGCATGATTGGGGTACCAATTCAAGATGGACCTTGGAAAGAAACATGTGTGCGGTACTAATAAATTAGTGGGTACATGTATGTTTTTTTGTAAGGATCGAACTGTTTAGTCTCTGTGCAGTACTATTGTAAAGGCAAATATATAATGTTAATCTATAGCTCTTTTGTGTGTTTGTATAGGGAATTGGAAATTGCTTTGTTGACCTAATAAAAAAGAAATTGCTTTGTTGTTTATCAAGTGTTGTACCACCTCTTTTGTTTCACTGAAGATATGGTTGTCTCACTCAACCATGCAGCTGAGATACCATTTTTACCGTACAAGGTAGAAGCGGATTTCGCATTTGATTTAAATTACAAGCATTGGCCATAGCATTAACCAAAGGGTTATCATGCAAAAGCTAGCTTAAAGTATTCCGAGCATAACAGTACTCGGGGTGGAAAAGTTTGGCAGAAACGTTAGCTATTATTTTGTCTGCTACAGTGGCGGAGCCAAGGGGGGTTCAAATTTAATAATAGGGAACTAAATTTTCTACATGTGAAAATCTAAATTTATTTTAGTTAGCTATATGTGTTAAATGTAGTAGTTTTTCTTCATCATTTTTCACCGCTTGAAACTCCATTCAAAATCAATAAAAACCTATGAACAAAGAACTGAATAAAAGACTAATGTTGTTAAGAGAAAGTTTGTTTTTTGTAAGAGAAGTGGAGGGTACGAAAGTGACGTAAAATTTTCTTTCATTCCAAGCTAAAATTATATTTGTAAAGAAAAAAAAAGAAACAAAAACCATTAATTACCATGACCTAACTATAGTGATTGTATATTTCCTTCTATTAATCTGACCAATTAATGGTTAGTTTTTGATTAAGAACCAACGGTTAGTTACTTATAGTTGATCAAATGAATTAAATATCAATAATTTAGTATTCAAAAGTAGATATTCATCTTCCTGTCTTTCCATTTTTGCCATTACTCATCAAGTTGCACCAGGTATGTGGGGCTGTGTGATTGCCCGGGGGGGGGGGGGTGGGTGGTTCACTGAATGAAATGAAATAATTTTATTAAGCTTCTATCAACACATGAGAATCGATCTTCTACCAACACATCAGGGGGGATCCGAACCCCTTCGGGCCGTAACATGGTTCCGCCCCTGGTCTGCTGTATGTGTATAGCATACAAACTAATAAGGTGGTGTGTTTTATAAAATTTGTATGTCATGCATTAATGGACAATAGAATTTTTCATTATTCAGGGGATTAAATCGTTTTTATTTCTCTGACTAGTTATTTACTATACAAGTTGAAATTACAAGTCCTCCAGTTGTTTATAGGTAAGCATGTTCTAGGTTTTCTACCTAACTTGTAAACCCGTAAATACAAAAAGGGTAGTGAAGCCTGAATCTTTGATTGCAATAAACATCATACATATTATCTAAAATAATATCGTATCGTGAATTTTTACAAAGTACAAACTCTTTTAGAAACTAACACTTTATATTGACTTTATATGAGTCCCGTATGCTGATGTGATTGTTGGGCCTCAAACTTAAAAACTTTCACTCAAGCAAGCAACTGATTTGTTCATCCCTCATCGGTGTAAGTTTTCTTTTAGAAAAATTCGTCTGAATGGTATACGAACTTTTGCTTTTTATAAACTTTGGTATCAAGTTTTAAAAATATCAAATTGGTATCTCATGTTTCCATCCCGACCTAAAATTGGTATATTCGTATATATAATCATTAAGATGACTAATTTACCCTCAGAACAAAAAAAGATGACCAATTTACTATTTTTTTTTGAAGAAGGACAATAATCATTTTATTGATCACTGAATTGTAGGAATAAAACATAAACAT from Fragaria vesca subsp. vesca linkage group LG3, FraVesHawaii_1.0, whole genome shotgun sequence harbors:
- the LOC101301654 gene encoding uncharacterized protein LOC101301654 isoform 1, with the protein product MASSDQRPTANPVQGGSDDSLGSLTPGKPMTLGQHVLDKGAEMMQSLKPVSQISQHACTFALYSHDPTRQIETHHYVHRLNQDFLQCAVYDSDGSHGRLIGVEYIVSDRIFEALPPEEQKLWHSHAYEIKSGLWVNPRIPEMIGKPELENLAKTYGKFWCTWQVDRGDRLPMGAPALMVSPQPVNLGHVKPELVARRDAIYNISTEAISHSRLEIGEPEWINPQADYWKSHGKGFAVDIKSTKMLTRAPFP
- the LOC101301654 gene encoding uncharacterized protein LOC101301654 isoform 2; translation: MASSDQRPTANPVQGGSDDSLGSLTPGKPMTLGQHVLDKGAEMMQSLKPVSQISQHACTFALYSHDPTRQIETHHYVHRLNQDFLQCAVYDSDGSHGRLIVSDRIFEALPPEEQKLWHSHAYEIKSGLWVNPRIPEMIGKPELENLAKTYGKFWCTWQVDRGDRLPMGAPALMVSPQPVNLGHVKPELVARRDAIYNISTEAISHSRLEIGEPEWINPQADYWKSHGKGFAVDIKSTKMLTRAPFP